In a genomic window of Tissierella sp. Yu-01:
- a CDS encoding methyl-accepting chemotaxis protein — MNGEDSKKNIKLLEKLKNIKNIKIKKLNLKNLNFKKLDFKNLNFKKVNLKNFNFKNSYRNLTNKINSIDFRSINTKLIAYFSVLILVSTLLIGLFSLQSASSSLRKEAENSLATLTNETAKTVASRIETQMKSLELIALRGEINRMRWTEQQTVLSSVLSSTDFQAFGVINPDGDVTYSNGTKENLESTDEMMDVIKDGTNLIIFNVGSMTEGVQLNLLTPIYRNDKVVGALLGRRDGFSLSDITDETGYGENGYGYIIDENGTVIAHPVRNLVLSKFNPIVVAEQDSSQRSMAKLTKNILAKKTGLDTVQYNGEDLYAGFAPIENTNWSIVITANEDEVLSAVPVLRNTLAILILIILIGSIAITSVIGFSITRPIIESIRYSKIIANLDISQDIPVNRLKGKDETAELSRSLQSIIDNLRNIIRNVNDNSEQLAIASKELSKTSQQTAFASEEVTKTVEEIAKGASEQAQSTEIGAERATILGEIIERNRELNKELTDASKNVSIVVEEGLVEIDNLIKVTEENNKATEIISQVINKTNESSSKIGEASNVISAIANKTNLLALNAAIEAARAGEAGKGFAVVADEIRKLAEQSADSTKSINKIVGELQKNAQNAVETIERVSEIVKEQTQGVINSKDKYMLIGNAMEDEIKAVVELHDAGKEMEQMKADILNTLQNLTAIAEENSASTQQASASMEEQAASIEEIASTSESLAELSQNLKDSISKFKV, encoded by the coding sequence ATGAACGGAGAAGATTCTAAAAAAAATATAAAACTTCTAGAAAAACTAAAAAACATTAAAAATATAAAGATTAAAAAGTTAAATTTAAAAAATCTTAATTTTAAAAAACTTGACTTCAAAAATTTAAACTTTAAGAAAGTTAATTTAAAGAATTTTAATTTTAAAAATTCCTATAGAAATTTAACAAATAAGATTAATAGTATTGATTTTAGAAGTATAAACACTAAATTAATTGCATATTTTTCAGTTCTAATTTTAGTTTCAACTTTACTAATTGGTCTATTTTCTTTGCAAAGTGCTAGTTCATCATTAAGAAAAGAAGCTGAAAACTCATTAGCTACTTTGACAAATGAAACAGCAAAAACTGTTGCAAGTAGAATTGAAACACAAATGAAGTCCTTGGAGCTTATAGCCTTACGTGGAGAAATTAACAGAATGAGATGGACAGAACAACAAACTGTTCTTTCAAGCGTATTAAGCTCAACTGATTTTCAAGCATTTGGTGTTATAAATCCTGATGGTGACGTTACTTACTCCAATGGAACCAAAGAAAACTTAGAAAGCACCGATGAAATGATGGATGTAATAAAAGATGGAACAAATCTAATAATCTTTAATGTAGGAAGTATGACAGAAGGAGTACAATTAAACCTACTTACTCCAATTTATAGAAATGATAAAGTAGTAGGTGCATTATTAGGAAGACGAGATGGATTTTCATTGAGTGATATTACCGATGAAACAGGATATGGTGAAAATGGCTATGGATATATAATAGATGAGAACGGAACTGTAATTGCCCATCCAGTTAGAAACCTAGTTTTAAGCAAATTTAATCCAATAGTTGTTGCAGAACAGGATAGCAGTCAAAGGTCAATGGCCAAATTAACCAAAAATATCCTTGCTAAAAAAACCGGACTAGATACAGTACAATACAACGGTGAAGATCTATATGCAGGATTTGCTCCTATTGAAAATACTAATTGGTCCATTGTAATAACGGCAAATGAAGATGAAGTCTTGTCAGCGGTCCCAGTTTTACGTAATACATTGGCAATCCTGATACTGATTATACTTATAGGAAGTATTGCAATTACCAGTGTAATTGGTTTTTCAATAACCAGGCCAATAATTGAATCAATAAGGTATTCAAAGATAATTGCAAACCTAGATATATCACAGGACATACCAGTAAATAGACTTAAGGGCAAAGATGAAACTGCAGAATTATCAAGATCCTTACAAAGCATTATTGATAATCTTCGAAATATAATTAGAAATGTTAATGACAATTCTGAGCAGTTAGCCATAGCTTCTAAGGAATTATCAAAAACCTCTCAACAGACTGCATTTGCTTCAGAAGAAGTGACTAAGACTGTTGAGGAAATAGCAAAAGGTGCATCAGAACAAGCTCAAAGTACAGAAATTGGTGCAGAAAGAGCAACTATATTGGGAGAGATTATTGAGAGGAATCGTGAATTAAATAAAGAATTAACTGATGCATCAAAAAATGTTTCAATTGTTGTTGAGGAAGGCTTAGTAGAAATCGATAATCTGATTAAGGTCACTGAAGAAAACAACAAGGCAACTGAAATAATATCTCAAGTTATAAATAAAACTAATGAAAGTTCATCAAAAATCGGAGAAGCTAGTAATGTAATCTCAGCTATAGCAAATAAAACTAATTTGCTTGCTTTAAATGCGGCAATCGAAGCAGCAAGAGCCGGCGAAGCTGGCAAGGGCTTCGCAGTAGTTGCGGATGAAATTCGTAAACTTGCGGAACAATCTGCCGATTCTACTAAATCTATCAATAAAATTGTTGGGGAGTTACAAAAGAATGCTCAAAATGCTGTGGAAACTATCGAAAGAGTATCTGAAATTGTTAAGGAGCAAACACAAGGTGTTATAAATAGTAAGGATAAGTATATGCTCATCGGTAATGCAATGGAAGACGAGATTAAGGCGGTAGTTGAACTCCATGATGCAGGTAAAGAAATGGAACAAATGAAAGCTGATATTTTAAATACCTTGCAGAATCTTACAGCTATTGCTGAAGAGAACTCTGCTTCAACTCAACAAGCATCTGCATCAATGGAAGAACAGGCAGCGTCTATAGAGGAGATAGCAAGTACAAGCG